From one Sesamum indicum cultivar Zhongzhi No. 13 linkage group LG13, S_indicum_v1.0, whole genome shotgun sequence genomic stretch:
- the LOC105176405 gene encoding protein CURVATURE THYLAKOID 1D, chloroplastic, with the protein MELCTARGTPTPILPPSQNPKHFATSHVQFQPVLRCKTHFPFLQNHTRVFSGSHYCRNLSLRSTSEETSAGTTPYVKDEPKPDSVITEGDSQPLRNEEDYDSQQNEAPQEGSLLENLELFKFLEDLDIKFDYEDTYSILVFGGGGAVALWLLAAVVSAIDSIPVFPKVLELVGLGYTLWFSSRYLVFKKNRDELVAKIEQIKQQVLGSKDE; encoded by the exons ATGGAGCTGTGCACAGCTCGAGGCACCCCGACCCCGATCCTTCCTCCGTCGCAAAACCCCAAGCACTTCGCTACGAGCCACGTTCAATTTCAACCCGTCCTCCGTTGCAAAACCCATTTTCCTTTCCTCCAGAACCACACCCGCGTATTCTCTG GGTCGCATTATTGCCGGAATTTATCTTTGAGGTCGACATCTGAGGAAACATCGGCTGGCACAACGCCGTATGTCAAAGACGAGCCTAAACCTGACAGTGTAATAACTGAGGGAGATAGTCAGCCTCTTCGGAACGAAGAAGATTATGATTCCCAACAAAATGAAGCACCACAGGAAGGTTCATTGCTAGAGAATCTGGAACTGTTTAAGTTCTTGGAGGACCTTGATATAAAG TTTGATTATGAGGACACGTATTCAATTCTCGTctttggtggtggtggtgcagTTGCACTTTGGTTATTAGCTGCTGTTGTTAGTGCCATTGATTCGATTCCAGTG TTTCCTAAAGTATTGGAACTCGTAGGTCTTGGCTACACTCTCTGGTTCAGCTCTCGCTATCTAGTTTTCAAG AAAAATAGGGATGAGTTGGTTGCTAAAATTGAACAGATTAAGCAGCAGGTCCTGGGTTCAAAGGATGAGTAG
- the LOC105176406 gene encoding 14-3-3 protein 1 has translation MALTREQYLYMAKLAEQAERYEEMVQFMDSLVVGSAGAELTVEERNLLSVAYKNVIGSLRAAWRIVSSIEQKEEGRKNDDHVALVKDYRSKVENELSQVCAGILKLLADYLIPSAASGESKVFYLKMKGDYHRYLAEFKAGNERKEAAEDTMLAYKAAQDIALADLAPTHPIRLGLALNFSVFYYEILNASEKACSMAKQAFEEAIAELDTLGEESYKDSTLIMQLLRDNLTLWTSDMQDQIDEA, from the exons ATGGCTTTGACCAGAGAACAGTACCTCTACATGGCTAAGCTAGCCGAGCAAGCCGAGCGCTATGAGGAGATGGTCCAGTTCATGGACAGCCTCGTGGTGGGCTCGGCCGGAGCCGAGCTCACCGTTGAGGAGCGCAACCTACTCTCTGTCGCTTACAAGAACGTCATCGGCTCGCTGCGTGCTGCTTGGCGCATAGTCAGCTCCATCGAGCAGAAGGAGGAGGGCCGGAAGAACGACGACCACGTTGCCCTCGTCAAGGACTACAGATCTAAGGTCGAGAATGAGCTCTCCCAAGTCTGTGCCGGGATTTTGAAGCTCCTCGCGGATTATTTGATCCCCTCGGCGGCTTCCGGTGAGTCCAAGGTTTTCTATTTGAAGATGAAGGGTGATTATCACAGGTATTTGGCGGAGTTTAAGGCTGGGAATGAGCGGAAGGAAGCTGCTGAGGATACTATGCTCGCTTACAAAGCCGCTCAG GATATTGCACTTGCTGATCTTGCTCCCACACATCCTATACGTTTGGGCTTGGCACTCAACTTCTCAGTTTTCTACTATGAAATTCTAAATGCATCAGAAAAAGCTTGCAGCATGGCCAAACAG GCTTTCGAGGAAGCTATTGCTGAGTTGGACACTTTGGGTGAAGAGTCGTACAAGGATAGCACTCTCATCATGCAACTTCTAAGGGACAACCTCACTCTTTGGACCTCAGATATGCAG GACCAGATAGATGAGGCTTGA